In the Arachis ipaensis cultivar K30076 chromosome B10, Araip1.1, whole genome shotgun sequence genome, one interval contains:
- the LOC107624314 gene encoding WAT1-related protein At5g64700 isoform X2, which translates to MKRQRAYAVVFVIQAIYAAMFLLSKAAFDHGMNNFVFVFYRQAIATLFLIPFALFFEWKTAPPLPFVTFCKIFLLSFCGITLSLDVYGIGLIYTSATLAAATTNCLPVITFFLALLLGIESLKIKTAAGIAKLIGIGACLVGAAILAFYKGPHLEFLSHYHILNYHKTQQHQGHAQSHTWIKGCFFMLLSNTFWGMWLVLQAFVIKGYPSKLLFTTLQCFLSSIQSFVIALAVERNIDEWKLGWNLRLLSVVYCGVMVTGVTYYLQTWVIEKKGPVFLAMSTPLNLIITIFASAIILGEITTLGRTVQCAVGKKQGANAQSLTRLGANIGLIGVS; encoded by the exons ATGAAACGACAGAGAGCCTATGCGGTTGTGTTTGTAATACAAGCCATATATGCTGCCATGTTCCTTCTATCAAAAGCAGCATTCGATCATGGCATGAACAATTTCGTCTTTGTCTTTTACAGACAGGCCATTGCAACCCTTTTTCTCATCCCTTTTGCTCTCTTCTTCGAATg GAAAACTGCGCCGCCTTTGCCTTTCGTCACCTTCTGCAAGATCTTCCTCCTTTCATTCTGTGG CATTACTTTGAGCTTGGATGTATATGGTATTGGTCTTATATACACGTCAGCAACGTTGGCTGCTGCTACCACAAACTGTCTTCCAgttatcaccttcttcttggcgcTCTTACTCGG gATTGAAAGCTTGAAAATAAAGACAGCAGCGGGGATTGCTAAGCTGATAGGCATTGGTGCATGCTTGGTTGGTGCAGCAATTCTTGCCTTTTACAAGGGTCCTCATTTGGAATTTCTAAGCCACTATCACATTCTAAATTACCATAAAACCCAACAACACCAAGGTCATGCTCAATCTCATACATGGATAAAGGGCTGCTTCTTCATGCTCCTCTCCAATACCTTTTGGGGGATGTGGCTTGTGCTACAG GCTTTTGTCATAAAAGGTTATCCTTCCAAGCTTCTTTTCACAACTCTTCAGTGTTTCTTAAGTTCAATTCAATCTTTTGTCATTGCCTTGGCCGTAGAAAGGAACATCGACGAATGGAAACTGGGTTGGAATCTCAGGCTCCTATCCGTAGTATACTGT GGGGTTATGGTGACCGGTGTCACATATTACTTGCAGACATGGGTTATAGAAAAGAAAGGACCTGTGTTTCTAGCAATGTCAACACCACTTAACCTCATTATCACAATCTTCGCCTCTGCAATTATCTTGGGCGAGATAACCACTTTGGGGAG GACTGTACAGTGTGCTGTGGGGAAAAAGCAGGGAGCAAATGCCCAAAGCCTCACAAGACTTGGAGCAAACATCGGTTTAATTGGAGTGAGCTAG
- the LOC107624314 gene encoding WAT1-related protein At5g64700 isoform X1 — translation MKRQRAYAVVFVIQAIYAAMFLLSKAAFDHGMNNFVFVFYRQAIATLFLIPFALFFEWKTAPPLPFVTFCKIFLLSFCGITLSLDVYGIGLIYTSATLAAATTNCLPVITFFLALLLGIESLKIKTAAGIAKLIGIGACLVGAAILAFYKGPHLEFLSHYHILNYHKTQQHQGHAQSHTWIKGCFFMLLSNTFWGMWLVLQAFVIKGYPSKLLFTTLQCFLSSIQSFVIALAVERNIDEWKLGWNLRLLSVVYCGVMVTGVTYYLQTWVIEKKGPVFLAMSTPLNLIITIFASAIILGEITTLGSLLGGLALVVGLYSVLWGKSREQMPKASQDLEQTSV, via the exons ATGAAACGACAGAGAGCCTATGCGGTTGTGTTTGTAATACAAGCCATATATGCTGCCATGTTCCTTCTATCAAAAGCAGCATTCGATCATGGCATGAACAATTTCGTCTTTGTCTTTTACAGACAGGCCATTGCAACCCTTTTTCTCATCCCTTTTGCTCTCTTCTTCGAATg GAAAACTGCGCCGCCTTTGCCTTTCGTCACCTTCTGCAAGATCTTCCTCCTTTCATTCTGTGG CATTACTTTGAGCTTGGATGTATATGGTATTGGTCTTATATACACGTCAGCAACGTTGGCTGCTGCTACCACAAACTGTCTTCCAgttatcaccttcttcttggcgcTCTTACTCGG gATTGAAAGCTTGAAAATAAAGACAGCAGCGGGGATTGCTAAGCTGATAGGCATTGGTGCATGCTTGGTTGGTGCAGCAATTCTTGCCTTTTACAAGGGTCCTCATTTGGAATTTCTAAGCCACTATCACATTCTAAATTACCATAAAACCCAACAACACCAAGGTCATGCTCAATCTCATACATGGATAAAGGGCTGCTTCTTCATGCTCCTCTCCAATACCTTTTGGGGGATGTGGCTTGTGCTACAG GCTTTTGTCATAAAAGGTTATCCTTCCAAGCTTCTTTTCACAACTCTTCAGTGTTTCTTAAGTTCAATTCAATCTTTTGTCATTGCCTTGGCCGTAGAAAGGAACATCGACGAATGGAAACTGGGTTGGAATCTCAGGCTCCTATCCGTAGTATACTGT GGGGTTATGGTGACCGGTGTCACATATTACTTGCAGACATGGGTTATAGAAAAGAAAGGACCTGTGTTTCTAGCAATGTCAACACCACTTAACCTCATTATCACAATCTTCGCCTCTGCAATTATCTTGGGCGAGATAACCACTTTGGGGAG CCTTTTAGGAGGGTTGGCATTGGTTGTAGGACTGTACAGTGTGCTGTGGGGAAAAAGCAGGGAGCAAATGCCCAAAGCCTCACAAGACTTGGAGCAAACATCGGTTTAA